In Saccharicrinis fermentans DSM 9555 = JCM 21142, a genomic segment contains:
- a CDS encoding ABC transporter permease codes for MTKFNPELPFQYHFLKDTFLNYYKEEIYLLNLLSLFCVVAIFITIIGLLGLTNVLIQKRVKEIGIRKANGANVIDIMILINKNLFFSFSLLL; via the coding sequence GTGACTAAGTTCAACCCTGAACTTCCTTTTCAATATCATTTCTTAAAAGATACGTTTTTAAATTATTATAAAGAAGAGATTTACTTATTAAACCTGTTAAGTCTTTTCTGTGTAGTAGCTATCTTTATAACAATCATTGGTCTTCTCGGATTAACAAATGTACTTATACAAAAAAGAGTCAAAGAAATTGGTATTCGGAAAGCTAACGGTGCTAATGTAATTGATATAATGATTCTGATAAACAAGAATCTATTTTTCAGCTTTTCCTTGCTTTTATAA
- a CDS encoding tyrosine-type recombinase/integrase has protein sequence MCYATHLLEHGVDLRYIQTFLGHVSSTTTEIYTHVSKRSLANIKSPLDQITEYKQLNN, from the coding sequence ATATGCTACGCCACTCATTTATTAGAACATGGTGTCGACCTTAGATACATTCAAACGTTTTTAGGTCATGTATCGAGTACCACAACAGAAATTTACACACACGTAAGCAAACGATCTCTTGCAAATATAAAAAGCCCTTTAGACCAAATTACAGAATATAAACAACTCAATAACTGA
- a CDS encoding SLATT domain-containing protein, with the protein MKEKFIKVTYQQIWKTRGARFVAHANYLKQNKSSSFTIAILSAYVIVMSLFFISPSLNSKINNGDLSLITLAASLLTVIFSQIESSKDYKLKAEKLHQNAMELSDIYHESQALLFSDDDLNDRYKMAQDISKRYNSIIQKCDENHNDYDYKFFLASNWTDDDIKLTKRQAGWTKFCISIRIRYYYAIWILTPVILFAILTCL; encoded by the coding sequence ATGAAAGAGAAATTTATTAAAGTGACATATCAACAAATATGGAAAACTAGAGGAGCTAGATTTGTTGCTCATGCTAATTATTTAAAGCAAAATAAGTCTTCAAGTTTTACAATTGCAATTCTATCAGCTTATGTAATTGTAATGAGTCTTTTTTTTATAAGTCCCTCTTTAAATTCAAAAATAAATAATGGAGATTTGAGCCTGATAACTCTTGCAGCATCTCTACTGACAGTTATTTTTAGCCAGATTGAAAGTTCAAAGGATTATAAATTAAAAGCAGAAAAGTTGCATCAAAATGCAATGGAATTATCAGACATTTATCATGAAAGTCAGGCTTTACTTTTCTCTGATGACGATTTAAACGATAGATATAAGATGGCTCAGGACATTTCAAAAAGATATAATTCAATAATTCAGAAATGTGATGAAAACCATAATGATTACGATTATAAATTCTTTTTAGCTTCCAACTGGACTGACGATGATATCAAATTGACAAAGCGACAAGCAGGCTGGACTAAGTTTTGTATTAGTATTCGGATTAGATATTATTACGCCATTTGGATATTGACACCTGTTATTCTATTTGCAATTTTGACTTGTTTGTAA
- a CDS encoding ion transporter, whose translation MKFKKRIYRLVEKGSHGKKINLIFDYVIMSLIVLSITSIILESIKEISSDFKIFLEWFDIFSVAVFSIEYLMRLYVSNQTHPASNKFKSVLKFVFSMNGLIDLFAILPFYLPLLIKIDLRFLRTLRLIRFLRILKINRYTKSLNLIWAVLKDKKSELAVTGFVTLLLLIFASFIMYNVEGEKQPDAFPNILAAFWWAVATLTTVGYGDVYPITGIGKFVSGIMALMGIGVVALPTGIIGSGFMDRLRDDKKCPHCGKKID comes from the coding sequence ATGAAATTTAAAAAGAGAATATACCGACTTGTTGAGAAAGGTTCACATGGTAAAAAAATCAACTTGATTTTTGACTATGTAATTATGAGTCTTATTGTATTGAGCATAACTTCAATAATATTAGAATCGATAAAGGAAATTAGTTCTGATTTTAAAATATTTTTGGAATGGTTTGATATATTTTCTGTAGCTGTATTTTCAATTGAATATTTAATGAGACTTTATGTTTCAAACCAAACTCATCCTGCAAGTAATAAGTTTAAATCAGTATTAAAGTTTGTTTTTTCAATGAATGGTTTAATAGACTTATTTGCGATTCTTCCATTCTATCTTCCTTTGCTGATTAAGATTGATTTGAGATTTTTAAGAACATTAAGATTAATTCGATTTCTGAGAATATTAAAAATCAATAGATATACAAAATCATTAAATCTAATTTGGGCTGTACTTAAGGATAAAAAATCAGAATTAGCAGTAACTGGATTTGTAACTCTTCTTCTTTTAATTTTCGCATCCTTTATAATGTATAATGTTGAAGGAGAAAAGCAACCTGATGCTTTCCCTAATATCTTAGCTGCATTTTGGTGGGCTGTTGCAACATTAACAACTGTGGGATATGGTGATGTTTATCCAATAACGGGGATTGGTAAATTTGTAAGTGGAATAATGGCATTAATGGGAATTGGAGTAGTCGCTTTACCAACTGGAATTATAGGTTCAGGATTTATGGACAGACTGAGAGATGATAAAAAATGTCCGCATTGTGGAAAAAAAATAGATTAA
- a CDS encoding RNA-directed DNA polymerase, producing the protein MTKIFDDRIKKKSFKGIDKIRPTQFEKNKEVEIKRIADRYKNKEYKFIPYLEILRNKGRNKAPRMISSPTVRDKITLTALKEYLHRQFPESVPNKLANCVVRELKQKIDSDNYNFYYRTDIKSFYDEINRTRLLDFLAKKVTNSKTIKVLTDSIENVTIPHNESKRNSNNYVTAKGIPQGLPISNILAQIYLKKIDNHFSQNNICYFRFVDDIIILTNSTLTD; encoded by the coding sequence TTGACTAAGATTTTTGATGATAGAATCAAGAAGAAGAGCTTTAAAGGTATCGACAAGATTAGACCTACTCAATTCGAGAAAAATAAAGAGGTTGAAATAAAGCGGATTGCAGATAGATACAAAAACAAGGAATACAAGTTTATTCCTTATTTGGAGATATTAAGAAATAAGGGTCGGAATAAAGCTCCAAGAATGATTTCATCGCCTACTGTAAGAGACAAAATTACATTGACTGCTTTAAAAGAATATTTACATAGACAATTCCCTGAAAGTGTACCCAATAAACTTGCCAATTGCGTTGTTCGAGAATTAAAGCAAAAAATAGATTCGGATAACTATAATTTCTATTATCGTACGGATATTAAATCGTTTTACGATGAAATTAATAGGACAAGATTACTAGATTTCCTTGCTAAAAAGGTAACAAACTCAAAGACAATAAAAGTTCTTACGGATTCCATCGAGAATGTCACAATTCCTCATAATGAATCTAAAAGAAACAGTAACAATTATGTTACAGCTAAAGGAATTCCACAAGGTTTACCTATTTCGAATATACTAGCCCAGATATATTTAAAAAAGATTGATAATCACTTCTCCCAAAATAATATCTGTTATTTCAGATTTGTTGACGATATAATTATACTGACTAATTCTACTTTAACAGATTAA
- a CDS encoding PAAR domain-containing protein: MAGKPIATVGSMHMCPMVTGYIPHIGGPVSGPGAPNVLINGKPAALMGDMCVCSGPPDTIAQGEPTVLINGTPVATMGSMTAHGGSITVGEPTVMVGSATPGAKASLPLNRIPFPEIRIIDRMGAMMRGRSSDLRQAEANQNQIREEAEESIMTTNLQWQKEGDIIETAMVGEDVILYAEVDGVDDGKYISFKIFEKDTNSEDDFVTSVSGRVQNSMVEISWNVKYIEDKDDQESAQEMQDKGYTLPEYVFKFDNCDGETVESQILKVEDCLEIKALDEETGEPLANASYTISLPNGEFIQGELNDEGYAKLEQLRASKDYPIVFYTDIKVYSARLQHKANNYGV; the protein is encoded by the coding sequence ATGGCCGGAAAACCGATAGCAACAGTGGGCAGTATGCATATGTGTCCCATGGTAACAGGTTATATTCCTCATATAGGAGGTCCCGTTTCAGGACCGGGAGCACCTAATGTATTAATCAACGGCAAACCTGCCGCATTGATGGGTGATATGTGTGTATGTTCAGGTCCTCCAGACACCATTGCACAAGGAGAACCCACAGTTCTAATTAATGGAACACCTGTGGCTACAATGGGAAGCATGACAGCCCATGGAGGTAGTATCACGGTAGGCGAACCAACCGTGATGGTGGGATCAGCCACCCCTGGTGCAAAAGCCAGTTTGCCACTAAATAGAATCCCTTTTCCGGAAATTAGAATCATTGATAGGATGGGTGCAATGATGAGGGGTAGAAGTTCGGATTTAAGACAGGCCGAAGCAAATCAGAATCAGATAAGGGAAGAGGCTGAAGAGTCTATTATGACGACAAATCTCCAATGGCAAAAAGAAGGAGATATTATTGAAACTGCAATGGTTGGAGAAGATGTAATTCTGTATGCTGAAGTAGATGGAGTTGATGACGGGAAATATATTTCTTTTAAAATATTTGAAAAAGATACTAATAGTGAAGATGATTTTGTTACATCGGTAAGTGGACGTGTACAAAATAGTATGGTAGAGATATCATGGAACGTGAAATATATTGAAGATAAGGATGATCAGGAGAGTGCTCAAGAAATGCAAGATAAAGGATATACCTTACCAGAGTATGTATTTAAATTTGATAATTGCGATGGAGAAACTGTAGAAAGTCAAATTCTAAAGGTAGAAGATTGTCTAGAAATTAAGGCTCTGGACGAAGAAACAGGCGAGCCTTTGGCAAATGCAAGTTACACCATATCATTACCAAATGGTGAGTTTATACAAGGAGAGTTGAATGACGAAGGGTATGCCAAATTAGAGCAATTAAGAGCCTCGAAAGATTATCCGATTGTTTTTTACACAGATATAAAAGTTTATTCCGCTCGATTACAACATAAAGCTAACAATTATGGAGTTTAA
- a CDS encoding IS701 family transposase, protein MYLSEFQHHFKNRTKSNFDKATQYVEGLALSDLKNIERITETLNADYHKMQHFITESNWDARAVIDQIANQVDQSLPNQKLKGLLIDESGWVKKGDKSIGVDHQYCGNVGKTANSQVAVFGCLCTDKYAALVDTRLYLPRSWCTNNARCETAGIPKEDRVFKTKPELATDIVKHQLEMGIEFDYVGGDGLYGNDLAFTRSVEDMGLVYMLDIHSDQKIHLEKPELHIPERKSNRGRPPKRPKASTPSVNANEYIETLTNKDWKKLDIRDSAKGKLKGLFHFKTVYIWDKVQNIVEKRLLVISKRKTKQGVEIKYSFTNAELAQYTHQALAYMQAQRFFIEHSFKEQKQIVGLDQFQTRKWLSWHHQVALNLMVGSFMLKEKLLNQDEVPLLSARDIMDFMVYKFYREMTDERMLEKLQQRHEKRQRDIDLCYSKQ, encoded by the coding sequence GTGTATTTATCTGAATTTCAGCACCATTTTAAAAATAGAACAAAATCCAACTTCGACAAAGCTACTCAATACGTCGAAGGTCTAGCTTTAAGCGATTTGAAAAACATCGAACGCATCACTGAGACATTAAACGCAGACTACCATAAGATGCAGCATTTTATCACCGAATCCAATTGGGATGCAAGAGCTGTCATCGACCAAATAGCAAATCAGGTAGACCAATCACTCCCAAACCAAAAATTAAAAGGATTACTCATAGACGAAAGCGGATGGGTGAAAAAAGGTGACAAAAGCATTGGTGTTGATCACCAGTATTGCGGGAACGTTGGGAAGACTGCAAACTCGCAGGTTGCAGTTTTTGGTTGCTTGTGCACGGACAAATATGCAGCGTTGGTCGACACGAGACTGTACCTTCCAAGGTCATGGTGTACTAACAACGCCAGGTGTGAAACTGCTGGCATCCCCAAAGAGGACAGGGTTTTCAAGACAAAACCGGAGCTGGCTACAGATATTGTGAAGCACCAACTGGAAATGGGTATCGAGTTCGATTACGTTGGGGGGGATGGACTTTATGGCAATGACCTTGCGTTTACCCGTTCGGTTGAGGATATGGGTTTGGTGTACATGCTTGACATTCATAGCGATCAAAAAATCCACCTTGAAAAACCAGAACTACATATTCCAGAGCGAAAGAGCAATCGTGGGCGCCCACCCAAAAGGCCGAAGGCAAGCACCCCATCGGTAAACGCTAACGAATATATAGAAACGCTTACAAACAAGGACTGGAAAAAGCTTGACATTCGTGATTCTGCCAAGGGAAAGCTGAAGGGATTGTTCCATTTTAAGACAGTTTACATTTGGGATAAGGTTCAGAACATTGTTGAGAAACGGTTGCTGGTCATTTCGAAAAGAAAGACAAAGCAGGGAGTAGAAATAAAATATTCGTTCACTAACGCAGAACTTGCTCAATACACGCATCAGGCGCTGGCATACATGCAGGCACAACGCTTTTTCATTGAGCATAGCTTCAAAGAGCAAAAACAGATAGTAGGCTTGGATCAGTTCCAAACCCGCAAATGGCTGTCATGGCATCACCAAGTAGCCCTCAACTTAATGGTGGGCAGCTTTATGCTGAAAGAAAAACTATTGAATCAAGACGAAGTCCCATTGTTGTCGGCAAGAGACATTATGGATTTTATGGTATACAAATTTTATCGTGAAATGACCGATGAACGGATGCTGGAAAAACTGCAGCAGCGACATGAAAAGCGACAGCGTGACATAGACCTCTGTTATTCAAAGCAATAA
- the ltrA gene encoding group II intron reverse transcriptase/maturase: MKRRKRNTSNLIERVIHPANLTIACKDVVRNKGAGGVDGMKVSELKDHLDQNRNQLVEQIMNEAYLPQPIRGKEIPKGGGKTRLLGIPTAIDRMLQQAVSRVVMMYYEIDFSTYSYGFRPERNTQQATGKALSYINSGYQHIVEIDLKEFFDRVDHTILLQLLYRKIKCKQTMCLIRRWLRAPLEKDGKLIKRRIGVPQGSPISPLLSNIILHELDSEMERLGLRFVRYADDFSIYCKTKAEAKKVGNTIYLFLRDKLKLPINKEKSGIRRPVNFQILGFGFVPIYRKGIKGKYQLVVTKKRWQSFKAKLKEETRKTNPKSFDERIKKIIEIQRGWINNFKYANIKTKLEELDGWLRNRLRYCIWHHWKKPDKKRRSLIRLGVEAGMAYAWSRSRMGGWAIAQSPILGTTITVERLQKRGYIPLASMYNQITSALPTKSNTLLAPPIFDSPWYKEPPSTRPVC; the protein is encoded by the coding sequence ATGAAAAGAAGAAAACGGAACACCAGTAATTTAATTGAACGGGTAATACATCCAGCAAACTTAACCATAGCTTGCAAGGATGTAGTACGTAACAAAGGTGCAGGCGGTGTTGATGGTATGAAAGTTTCCGAACTTAAAGACCATCTCGACCAAAACCGTAACCAACTGGTAGAACAAATCATGAACGAAGCGTACTTACCACAACCAATACGTGGCAAGGAAATACCTAAAGGAGGTGGTAAAACCCGATTATTAGGTATTCCTACCGCTATTGACCGTATGCTGCAACAGGCAGTATCACGGGTGGTAATGATGTATTATGAGATAGATTTTTCTACCTATAGTTATGGATTTCGTCCTGAACGTAACACGCAACAAGCAACAGGAAAAGCACTGAGTTATATTAATTCAGGCTACCAGCATATTGTTGAAATAGACCTAAAAGAGTTTTTCGACAGGGTTGACCATACAATATTGTTACAGTTGCTGTACCGTAAAATTAAATGCAAACAAACCATGTGTTTGATACGTCGTTGGCTACGTGCTCCGCTTGAAAAAGACGGTAAACTCATCAAACGACGTATAGGTGTTCCGCAAGGCAGTCCTATTAGCCCATTGTTATCCAATATAATTCTTCATGAATTGGATTCAGAAATGGAACGACTAGGACTCCGCTTTGTACGTTATGCCGATGATTTTAGTATTTACTGCAAAACTAAGGCTGAAGCAAAGAAGGTAGGTAACACGATCTACTTATTTCTGCGGGACAAATTAAAACTTCCCATTAATAAAGAGAAAAGTGGTATTCGCCGACCTGTAAACTTTCAGATACTAGGCTTTGGTTTTGTACCTATTTACCGCAAAGGTATCAAGGGTAAATACCAATTGGTAGTCACTAAGAAACGATGGCAGAGCTTTAAAGCAAAGCTCAAAGAAGAGACCCGAAAAACGAATCCCAAGAGTTTCGATGAGCGCATAAAGAAGATTATTGAGATTCAACGTGGTTGGATCAATAACTTTAAATATGCCAATATCAAAACAAAACTGGAAGAGTTGGATGGCTGGCTCCGTAATCGTCTTAGATACTGCATTTGGCATCATTGGAAAAAGCCTGACAAGAAAAGGCGTAGCCTTATTCGGTTGGGCGTTGAAGCAGGCATGGCGTACGCTTGGAGTAGAAGCCGCATGGGTGGTTGGGCTATCGCCCAAAGTCCTATTTTAGGTACAACCATTACGGTGGAAAGACTCCAAAAACGAGGTTACATTCCCTTAGCTTCTATGTACAACCAAATTACTTCTGCTTTACCTACTAAATCAAATACACTATTGGCTCCGCCGATCTTCGATTCCCCATGGTATAAGGAACCGCCCAGTACGAGACCCGTATGCTAG
- a CDS encoding ATP-binding protein: MVYETGSRNMLLEIIDDRHNLKSTMVTSQVPLKQWFESIGDPVVADAVMDRLVNGSYRIEMQGESMRKMIAKR; encoded by the coding sequence TTGGTTTATGAAACCGGCTCAAGAAATATGTTGCTTGAAATTATTGACGACAGACATAACCTAAAATCAACAATGGTAACATCTCAAGTTCCTTTAAAACAGTGGTTTGAATCGATAGGTGACCCCGTGGTTGCCGATGCAGTAATGGATAGGTTGGTTAACGGGTCATACCGTATCGAAATGCAAGGCGAATCAATGAGAAAAATGATAGCAAAACGTTAA
- a CDS encoding nSTAND3 domain-containing NTPase, with translation MIDSVQIENALDRINGDIFQEFCNHFLYLKLNPNTITPIGSVIGKEKSRKGIPDSYFTSPDNQLIFAEYTTRERLEKGQSFYNKLKSDIENCFETSKTGLKKEEIDKVILCFTERIKPVEKKNLEELCKKHNPKCILELKGIRDLAFAVLDYPILGAYLGIKVGTGQIQEPSEFIANYEKNKISTPLSNTFFGREKELEDGESYLEINDLLLIHGAPGTGKSKYAIELAKLYSDRNKYSFLCIGNKGIPIWEDLKTIIRTDKNYVLLVDDANRLAKNFQWILSLFEERDSKTLKVIVTVRDYALPQVKSIAVNFNYASIEIKAFSNDEIKNIIQSDDFKINELSFVDRILKIAQGNARLAIMCAKVALKAKNILELDDASQIYDEYYEPLFKEVELLKEPIAQKSLALISFFSRIDKENREFCDFIFKSLNVEENKFWEICYTLHESELVDLFEQQVVKISDQIFSTYIFYKAVIDNESLSFNFFLDNYLDYENRITDTIVPVINTFNYKQIEKKLKPIILKKWIDIEKKGNHQDSLKYLDLFWFYLSPQVLNFIKKQIDKQEAETTTEFRYSYELNEFSYGAGKDLEILSRFRYHSDEFFKDALELIFYYAIKVPSKMPAVIYIIKEKFSFSRLGYMYGDRIQHLLFDFLIANAKNSNNKTIYENILTEIIPSFLKIEYHGNEGNGREITLWTFHLWLSESIKSFRYKCYNYLLQDSSKTSLLQIMYRLNYYEFKDSQEILQYDLKYIYQIINKYFKPDEFEDCFVLQNILEGLDWLKIDYSKEIKKEYKSKLYQLAEVLKQDRQRKRELGWDEEEKLHKEELQEYCLNFDINNYDSLLTNVSLILEHVKKVSKGNSVWQYENSLNTIFGNLAQTNVKLFLNVLELNFTKFNFNLNFTYIFNYFFQTNSGYYFELFELIQDLEVNPKFSFHHTLKIDDVNKEHLSVLYSDLLTSIKSLNTQYIFWDLTFVSKYKKLKNEKDIYSEILEIALTKIKKEDVKISVGKSFIEKCLSFSNFPFDILVEVYLYSNNIEQSFDYKNEILKKLLERDPNIIIRILKFNSPNRISYHDLEHEHYDFIWEMDNCNTIINSIFEYFIASETYYFSERAISAFFSNAKEKYGKKPIEYLENLIDEKYLNDKYMDVVFSIICYKYPGLKMEFLERFLKLNSDFEIFKNLEIIHRSKSWSGSYIPILEGEKKIWENVISVLDRLPNRLNYYDHKEYANRQIGYCDLRIKDEMKREFYEDFR, from the coding sequence ATGATAGACTCCGTACAAATAGAAAATGCTTTGGATAGGATTAATGGAGACATCTTCCAAGAATTTTGTAATCATTTTTTGTACTTGAAACTAAATCCAAATACAATTACTCCGATTGGAAGTGTCATTGGTAAAGAAAAGTCAAGAAAGGGAATTCCTGATTCATATTTCACTAGTCCGGACAATCAATTAATTTTTGCTGAATATACTACAAGAGAAAGACTAGAAAAAGGGCAAAGTTTCTATAATAAACTAAAATCGGATATTGAAAACTGCTTCGAGACCTCAAAAACAGGATTAAAGAAAGAAGAAATTGATAAAGTAATATTATGCTTTACGGAACGTATTAAGCCAGTTGAAAAGAAAAATCTTGAAGAATTATGTAAAAAACACAACCCAAAGTGTATCCTTGAATTAAAAGGAATTCGAGATTTAGCATTTGCAGTACTAGATTATCCAATTTTAGGCGCTTATCTTGGAATCAAAGTTGGGACTGGTCAAATTCAAGAACCTTCTGAATTTATTGCTAATTACGAGAAAAACAAAATTTCAACACCATTAAGTAATACTTTCTTTGGTCGAGAAAAGGAATTAGAAGATGGAGAAAGCTATTTAGAAATAAACGATTTATTGCTAATCCATGGAGCACCTGGTACTGGAAAATCAAAATATGCAATTGAACTAGCAAAACTTTATTCAGATAGAAATAAATACTCCTTCTTATGTATTGGAAATAAAGGGATTCCAATTTGGGAAGACCTTAAAACTATTATAAGAACCGATAAAAATTATGTGCTGTTAGTTGATGATGCAAATAGACTAGCTAAGAACTTTCAGTGGATATTAAGTTTATTCGAGGAAAGGGATTCAAAAACTTTAAAAGTAATAGTAACTGTTAGAGATTATGCATTACCTCAGGTGAAGTCTATTGCTGTTAATTTCAATTATGCTTCAATTGAAATTAAAGCATTTTCAAATGATGAAATAAAAAATATTATTCAATCGGACGATTTTAAAATCAATGAACTATCATTCGTTGATAGAATTCTTAAAATTGCGCAAGGCAATGCACGTCTGGCGATTATGTGTGCTAAGGTAGCTCTTAAAGCCAAAAATATATTAGAGCTTGATGATGCATCCCAAATATATGATGAATACTATGAACCTTTGTTTAAAGAAGTCGAACTATTAAAAGAACCGATAGCTCAAAAATCATTAGCATTAATATCTTTCTTTTCTCGTATTGATAAAGAAAACAGAGAGTTTTGTGATTTCATTTTTAAAAGTCTTAATGTTGAAGAGAATAAGTTTTGGGAAATTTGTTATACTCTACACGAATCAGAATTAGTTGATTTATTCGAACAACAAGTTGTTAAAATATCCGACCAGATATTCTCGACCTATATTTTCTATAAAGCAGTAATTGATAATGAATCATTAAGTTTTAATTTCTTTCTTGACAATTATTTAGACTATGAAAATAGAATTACAGATACTATTGTACCAGTAATAAACACGTTCAACTACAAACAAATTGAGAAAAAATTAAAACCAATAATTCTTAAGAAATGGATAGATATTGAAAAGAAAGGGAATCATCAAGATTCTTTGAAATACCTTGATTTGTTTTGGTTTTATTTAAGTCCACAGGTATTAAACTTCATAAAAAAACAAATTGATAAGCAAGAAGCTGAAACAACAACTGAATTTCGCTATAGTTATGAATTAAATGAATTCTCATATGGGGCGGGAAAAGACCTTGAAATTTTATCCCGATTCAGATACCATAGTGATGAATTTTTTAAAGATGCGTTGGAACTTATATTTTATTATGCAATTAAAGTTCCATCAAAAATGCCGGCGGTAATTTATATTATAAAAGAGAAATTTAGCTTTTCAAGATTAGGTTATATGTATGGTGACCGAATTCAGCATTTGCTTTTTGACTTTTTAATTGCTAATGCTAAAAACAGCAATAATAAAACCATATATGAGAATATTTTAACCGAAATAATCCCCTCTTTTCTTAAAATTGAATATCACGGAAATGAAGGAAATGGAAGAGAAATAACTTTGTGGACTTTCCATTTATGGCTTTCAGAATCAATAAAATCATTTAGATATAAATGTTACAATTACCTTCTGCAAGATTCTAGTAAGACTTCTTTACTACAAATAATGTACAGGTTAAACTATTATGAATTCAAAGATTCGCAAGAAATATTACAATACGATTTAAAATACATTTATCAGATAATAAACAAGTATTTTAAACCTGACGAATTTGAAGACTGTTTCGTGTTGCAAAATATTTTAGAAGGTCTAGATTGGTTAAAAATTGACTATTCAAAAGAAATTAAGAAAGAATATAAAAGCAAGTTATATCAATTAGCTGAAGTATTAAAACAAGACAGGCAAAGGAAAAGAGAACTTGGTTGGGACGAAGAGGAAAAATTACATAAAGAAGAACTTCAAGAATATTGCCTTAATTTTGACATAAATAACTATGACTCACTTCTTACAAATGTTTCTTTAATTTTAGAGCATGTCAAAAAGGTAAGTAAGGGTAATTCTGTTTGGCAATATGAAAATTCTTTGAATACAATATTTGGTAATCTAGCCCAAACCAATGTAAAATTATTTTTGAATGTACTTGAACTAAATTTTACGAAATTTAATTTCAACCTCAATTTCACATATATTTTCAATTACTTTTTTCAAACTAATTCTGGCTACTATTTTGAGCTTTTTGAATTAATTCAAGATTTAGAAGTAAATCCAAAGTTCAGTTTTCATCACACATTAAAAATTGATGATGTTAACAAAGAGCATCTGAGTGTACTATATTCGGATTTATTGACTTCCATTAAATCCTTGAACACCCAATATATATTTTGGGATTTAACTTTCGTTAGCAAATATAAAAAGCTGAAAAATGAGAAAGATATTTATTCTGAGATTCTTGAAATTGCACTCACAAAAATTAAGAAAGAAGATGTTAAAATTAGTGTAGGTAAAAGTTTTATCGAGAAATGTCTATCGTTCAGTAATTTCCCATTTGACATATTAGTAGAAGTTTATTTGTATTCAAATAATATTGAACAAAGTTTTGATTATAAAAATGAAATTCTTAAAAAACTATTGGAACGTGACCCAAATATTATAATAAGGATTTTAAAGTTCAATTCCCCTAATAGAATTTCTTACCATGATTTAGAGCATGAACATTATGATTTTATATGGGAAATGGATAATTGTAATACAATAATCAATTCAATTTTTGAATACTTTATTGCTAGTGAAACTTATTATTTTTCGGAACGTGCAATATCAGCTTTCTTTTCAAATGCAAAGGAAAAATATGGCAAGAAACCAATAGAATACTTAGAAAATCTTATTGATGAGAAATATTTGAACGACAAGTATATGGATGTAGTCTTTAGCATAATATGCTATAAATATCCTGGTTTAAAAATGGAGTTCTTAGAGCGTTTTCTGAAACTAAATAGTGATTTTGAAATTTTTAAAAACTTAGAAATAATACATAGAAGCAAAAGTTGGTCAGGAAGCTATATTCCAATATTAGAAGGTGAGAAAAAAATATGGGAGAATGTTATCTCTGTACTTGATAGACTGCCTAATCGATTAAATTATTATGACCATAAAGAATATGCTAATCGCCAAATTGGATATTGCGATTTAAGAATAAAAGATGAGATGAAAAGAGAATTTTATGAAGATTTTAGATAG